Proteins found in one Arthrobacter sp. U41 genomic segment:
- a CDS encoding HAD family hydrolase, translated as MTELPNSTPPSWTGAAAILFDLDGVLTPTAIVHERAWQELFDGFLAAVPGVPGYRESDYFDHIDGKPRFDGVRDFLASRNIVLPEGPLDDDPAHNTVHGLGNRKNKVFNDIVEAGGVKPYEGSVRFIDAALARGLKVAVVSSSRNATAVLKAAGLSDYFPVVVDGVLAVAEGLPGKPSPATYEYAARLLGVPSEDCVVVEDAVSGVQAGRAGRFHSVIGVDRGAGRQTLLDAGATLVVNDLEELL; from the coding sequence ATGACTGAGCTTCCCAACAGCACCCCGCCGAGCTGGACCGGGGCCGCCGCGATCCTTTTTGACCTTGACGGCGTCCTCACCCCCACCGCCATCGTGCACGAGCGCGCCTGGCAGGAACTCTTCGACGGATTCCTCGCGGCGGTGCCCGGGGTGCCCGGCTACCGCGAAAGCGACTACTTTGACCACATCGACGGCAAGCCGCGCTTCGACGGCGTCCGCGACTTCCTGGCCTCCCGCAACATCGTCCTGCCGGAAGGTCCGCTGGACGACGATCCGGCGCACAACACCGTCCACGGCCTGGGCAACCGCAAGAACAAGGTCTTCAACGACATCGTCGAGGCCGGGGGCGTCAAACCCTACGAAGGCTCCGTGCGCTTCATCGACGCCGCGCTGGCCCGCGGGCTCAAGGTCGCAGTAGTCTCCTCCTCCCGCAACGCCACCGCCGTCCTCAAGGCCGCCGGGCTCTCCGACTACTTCCCGGTGGTCGTCGACGGCGTCCTCGCCGTGGCCGAGGGGCTGCCCGGCAAGCCCAGCCCGGCGACCTACGAGTACGCCGCCCGGCTGCTGGGCGTGCCCAGCGAGGACTGCGTGGTCGTCGAGGATGCGGTCTCCGGAGTCCAGGCGGGCCGGGCCGGGCGCTTCCATTCGGTGATCGGCGTTGACCGCGGCGCCGGCCGTCAGACCCTGCTGGACGCGGGCGCCACCCTCGTGGTCAACGACCTCGAAGAGCTCCTCTAG
- a CDS encoding glycoside hydrolase family 65 protein yields MALITSDRARFPNNPWQLVETVHLPDNAGVLETLFSLGNGHLGIRGAHWAAADAELPGSFINGFHETWDIKHAENAYGFARTGQRILYIPDANNFTVIIDGETLSLDETTVLDYRRSVDFATGVYECRITWQCRSGATVTTTERRAVGYQSRGALGISLELAADRDISADVTSSVINRQDQPVDDHSAHDPRRAGRHAGRVLLPIRLDGGDGSLRLSWQTAESKQRIGLAVDHWTNAGVQPFDTQVHEDDSSVRYVLAVGAEEPFVLEKSVSYAVGQASEDLADDAEAGLRPLAEIFAESAAHYRDYWTTSDIVIAGQTELQQAVRWNLFQLAQATACADVAGIPAKGVSGSGYEGHYFWDQEVYLMPFLTYTSPGNARQVLEFRHGMLPEAKIRAQELSVDGALFPWRTINGLEASAYYAAGTAQFHIAAAIAFATNRYIWASGDTAFQETLGSELLIETARMWVSLGFFGKDGLFHIHGVTGPDEYTAVVNDNLYTNVMARFNLRAAAALDHAEIDDAERELWVQAANRMQLPYDEDLQVHSQDNDFMTLEPWDWTTPRSKYPLLLHFHPLVIYRHQVLKQADSVLAMFLQWQDFSAEEKRRAFDFYDPITTGDSTLSACVQGIMAAEVGYGKAALDHFTHALFIDLDDTHGNTIDGVHIASTGGVWSSLVSGFAGLRDQGELPYFDPRLPAEWDGLSFHLKIQGRLLQLELVQGAISLTVRTGEPLAVDVRGEQLTIGGDTVRVQLAPVAAPEPTIFPSGLPTASIPIVRAAV; encoded by the coding sequence ATGGCTCTCATCACCTCGGACCGCGCACGGTTCCCCAACAACCCCTGGCAACTGGTCGAGACCGTCCATCTCCCCGACAACGCCGGCGTGCTGGAGACGCTCTTCAGCCTTGGCAACGGCCACCTCGGCATCCGCGGTGCCCACTGGGCGGCCGCCGACGCCGAGCTTCCGGGCAGCTTCATCAACGGCTTCCACGAGACCTGGGACATCAAGCACGCGGAGAACGCCTACGGCTTCGCCCGCACCGGCCAGCGGATCCTCTACATCCCGGACGCCAACAACTTCACCGTGATCATCGACGGCGAAACCCTGAGCCTGGACGAAACGACCGTGCTTGACTACCGGCGGAGCGTGGACTTCGCCACCGGCGTCTACGAGTGCCGGATCACCTGGCAGTGCCGCTCCGGCGCCACCGTGACCACCACCGAACGCCGCGCCGTCGGCTACCAGTCCCGCGGTGCACTCGGCATCTCGCTGGAGCTCGCCGCGGACCGCGACATCTCCGCGGACGTAACCTCCTCGGTGATCAACCGCCAGGACCAGCCGGTCGACGACCACTCGGCCCATGACCCGCGCCGCGCCGGCCGGCACGCCGGCCGTGTGCTGCTGCCGATCCGGCTCGACGGCGGCGACGGCTCGCTGCGCCTCTCCTGGCAGACCGCAGAATCCAAGCAGCGCATCGGCCTGGCCGTGGACCACTGGACGAATGCCGGAGTGCAGCCCTTCGACACCCAGGTGCATGAGGATGACAGCAGCGTCCGCTACGTCCTGGCCGTTGGTGCCGAGGAGCCGTTCGTCCTGGAGAAGAGCGTCAGCTACGCCGTCGGGCAGGCGTCCGAAGACCTGGCCGACGACGCGGAGGCCGGGCTGAGGCCGCTCGCAGAGATCTTCGCCGAAAGCGCGGCGCACTACCGCGACTACTGGACCACCAGCGACATCGTCATCGCCGGCCAGACCGAGCTGCAGCAGGCCGTCCGCTGGAACCTCTTCCAGCTGGCCCAGGCCACCGCCTGCGCCGACGTCGCCGGCATCCCGGCCAAGGGCGTCAGCGGATCCGGCTACGAAGGCCACTACTTCTGGGACCAGGAGGTGTACCTGATGCCCTTCCTGACATACACCAGCCCGGGCAACGCCCGCCAGGTCCTCGAGTTCCGGCACGGGATGCTGCCCGAGGCCAAGATCCGCGCCCAGGAACTCAGCGTGGACGGCGCCCTTTTCCCGTGGCGCACCATCAACGGGCTCGAGGCCAGCGCCTACTACGCTGCCGGGACCGCGCAGTTCCACATCGCGGCCGCGATCGCCTTCGCGACGAACCGGTACATCTGGGCCAGCGGCGACACCGCTTTCCAGGAAACCCTGGGCTCCGAACTGCTGATCGAGACCGCCCGGATGTGGGTCTCACTCGGCTTCTTCGGCAAGGACGGGCTGTTCCACATCCACGGCGTCACGGGCCCGGACGAGTACACCGCCGTCGTCAATGACAATCTCTACACCAACGTTATGGCGAGGTTTAACCTGCGCGCCGCGGCGGCCCTTGACCATGCGGAGATCGACGACGCCGAACGCGAGCTCTGGGTGCAGGCAGCCAACCGGATGCAGCTGCCCTACGACGAGGATCTCCAGGTTCACTCACAGGACAACGACTTCATGACCCTGGAACCATGGGACTGGACCACTCCCCGTTCGAAGTACCCGCTGCTGCTGCACTTCCACCCGCTGGTGATCTACCGCCACCAGGTCCTCAAGCAGGCGGACAGCGTGCTGGCCATGTTCCTGCAGTGGCAGGACTTCAGCGCCGAGGAAAAGCGCCGCGCCTTTGACTTCTACGATCCCATCACCACCGGCGACTCCACCCTGTCCGCCTGCGTGCAGGGCATCATGGCTGCGGAGGTCGGCTACGGCAAGGCCGCACTCGACCACTTCACCCACGCCTTGTTCATCGACCTGGACGACACCCACGGGAACACAATCGACGGCGTGCACATCGCCTCCACCGGCGGCGTGTGGAGTTCGCTGGTCAGCGGTTTCGCGGGCCTGCGCGACCAGGGCGAGTTGCCGTACTTCGACCCGCGGCTGCCCGCCGAATGGGACGGACTGTCCTTCCACCTGAAGATCCAGGGCCGGCTGCTGCAGCTCGAACTCGTCCAGGGAGCGATCAGTCTGACCGTGCGCACGGGCGAACCGCTTGCGGTCGACGTGCGCGGTGAGCAGCTCACCATCGGCGGCGATACGGTGCGGGTCCAGCTGGCGCCGGTTGCGGCACCGGAGCCCACGATCTTCCCGAGCGGACTTCCGACGGCGTCCATCCCGATTGTGCGCGCCGCGGTCTAA
- a CDS encoding MFS transporter encodes MRSPRALRPFAHREYRVLIAALSISIFGSGMWAVAMVYEVIHLGGGPLELSLVAAAGSVGLVAFVLAGGIAADRFPQRLLIIAVEGANLAVIASISGLAILGWLQLWHLAFGAFVLGVGAAFFFPAYSAILPRILPPEDLLAANGMEGTMRPVLQQAAGPAVAGVLVAALSPAHAVAGVAACHLLAFSILNLLRRQPRPGAVAAGGQHPEGSAGPGPGEGARTSLLHDLREGVSYTVRTPWLLWTLLWACISVLFLIGPIEVLLPFVVRDQLGGDSRMFGFLLAIMGVGGAAASLATASFPLPRRYLTVMMVSWGAGSLPLAAVGIMDEFWAVAAALFIFGATGGVGMVIWGTLLQRRVPPHLLGRVSSLDFFVSLALMPVSMALAGPAAEVLPVWLIFLVAGSVCPVMAVIASVAARMPADELAHPLDHQMDGLADATERAGDGGAENRSGDRRAGS; translated from the coding sequence ATGCGCTCACCGAGGGCCCTCCGTCCGTTTGCGCACCGGGAATACCGTGTGCTGATTGCGGCCCTGTCCATCTCCATTTTCGGCTCCGGGATGTGGGCCGTGGCGATGGTCTACGAGGTGATCCACCTGGGCGGGGGCCCGCTGGAGCTCTCCCTCGTGGCGGCCGCGGGCAGCGTGGGCCTTGTCGCATTTGTGCTCGCGGGCGGCATCGCGGCGGACCGGTTCCCGCAGCGGCTCCTGATCATCGCGGTGGAGGGTGCCAACCTGGCCGTCATCGCCAGCATCAGCGGGCTCGCCATCCTTGGCTGGCTGCAGCTCTGGCACCTCGCGTTCGGGGCGTTTGTGCTCGGAGTCGGGGCCGCGTTTTTCTTCCCCGCCTACTCCGCCATTCTGCCCAGGATCCTGCCGCCGGAGGACCTGCTGGCGGCCAACGGGATGGAAGGGACCATGAGGCCCGTCCTGCAGCAGGCCGCCGGCCCGGCCGTCGCGGGCGTCCTGGTCGCCGCGCTCTCCCCCGCGCACGCTGTGGCCGGGGTGGCCGCCTGCCACCTGCTGGCTTTCTCCATCCTCAACCTGCTCCGCCGACAGCCCCGGCCGGGGGCGGTTGCGGCAGGCGGTCAGCACCCGGAGGGCAGCGCCGGTCCGGGTCCGGGCGAAGGCGCGCGGACGTCCCTGCTGCACGATCTCCGCGAGGGGGTCAGCTACACGGTCCGCACACCCTGGCTGCTGTGGACCCTGCTGTGGGCCTGCATCTCGGTACTGTTCCTGATCGGCCCCATTGAGGTGCTCCTGCCGTTCGTGGTCCGTGACCAGCTCGGCGGCGACTCGCGAATGTTTGGTTTCCTGCTTGCGATCATGGGCGTCGGGGGCGCCGCGGCCTCCCTGGCCACGGCCTCGTTCCCGCTCCCCCGCCGCTACCTGACCGTGATGATGGTGTCCTGGGGTGCGGGCAGCCTGCCGCTCGCCGCCGTCGGGATCATGGACGAGTTCTGGGCGGTGGCCGCGGCGCTGTTCATCTTCGGTGCCACCGGCGGCGTCGGCATGGTCATCTGGGGCACCCTGCTGCAGCGTCGGGTGCCTCCGCACCTGCTGGGCCGCGTCTCGAGCCTGGATTTCTTCGTCTCGCTGGCCCTGATGCCGGTCTCCATGGCCCTCGCCGGTCCCGCCGCCGAGGTGCTGCCGGTGTGGCTGATCTTCCTGGTCGCCGGTTCGGTGTGCCCGGTGATGGCCGTTATCGCCTCAGTCGCGGCTCGGATGCCTGCGGACGAACTTGCCCATCCGCTGGACCACCAGATGGACGGCCTCGCGGATGCCACGGAGCGCGCCGGCGACGGCGGGGCCGAAAACCGGTCCGGCGACCGCCGCGCGGGCAGTTGA
- a CDS encoding alpha/beta hydrolase: METVVWSKPEHERTGTPLLVMMHGYGRDESRMVKLFDRLPSGFSCAALRGPKVIGDGYGWFLLDYFLTHDFADVISSTNAVFSWIESVKARHSSVSLFGYSQGMAMATTLLRLRPAQFQAVVGLSGFVLENELLAMSESFDSRPPFFWGRDRDDLVINDAATEHTEQWLHEHTQLTARTYPGMGHAISSAEMVDVSAFLRHYVPRQDD, encoded by the coding sequence ATGGAGACAGTCGTCTGGTCCAAGCCGGAACACGAACGCACCGGAACGCCGCTGCTGGTGATGATGCACGGCTACGGCCGGGACGAATCGCGGATGGTGAAACTCTTCGACCGCCTGCCCTCCGGGTTCAGCTGCGCCGCGCTCCGCGGCCCCAAGGTGATCGGGGACGGCTACGGCTGGTTCCTGCTGGACTATTTCCTGACCCACGACTTCGCCGACGTCATCTCCTCCACCAACGCCGTCTTCAGCTGGATCGAATCCGTCAAGGCCCGGCACAGCAGCGTCAGCCTGTTCGGCTACTCCCAGGGCATGGCGATGGCCACCACCCTGCTGCGGCTGCGGCCGGCGCAGTTCCAGGCCGTCGTCGGGCTGTCCGGTTTTGTCCTGGAAAACGAACTCCTGGCGATGAGCGAATCGTTCGATTCCCGCCCGCCCTTCTTTTGGGGCCGGGACCGGGACGACCTGGTGATCAACGACGCCGCCACGGAGCACACCGAGCAGTGGCTCCACGAGCACACACAGCTCACGGCGCGGACCTACCCCGGAATGGGGCACGCGATCTCGTCGGCTGAAATGGTGGATGTCAGCGCCTTCCTGCGTCATTACGTGCCGCGCCAAGACGACTGA
- a CDS encoding LamB/YcsF family protein — MDLNADLGESFGTWTMGDDAAMFPLVTSASVACGLHAGDPVTMLDTCRTAFELDVRVGAHLGYPDLAGFGLRAMDITFDDLFGAVLYQLGALDGVAHAVGASVDYIKLHGALYDRTVRDAEQASAVVAAIQAYDPGLPVLGFPGSALLGIAKEAGHPVFAEAFADRAYLPDGTLVPRSQDGAQLHDVGQITERAVRLATLGEVGAVDGTVLRIEPHSLCIHGDTPGSIATATAIRAALESAGVELESFA; from the coding sequence TTGGATCTGAACGCTGACCTGGGGGAGTCCTTCGGGACCTGGACCATGGGCGATGACGCCGCGATGTTCCCGCTGGTGACCAGCGCCAGCGTGGCCTGCGGGCTGCACGCCGGCGACCCCGTGACCATGCTGGACACCTGCCGCACCGCCTTCGAGCTCGACGTCCGGGTTGGCGCCCATCTCGGCTACCCGGACCTCGCCGGGTTCGGCCTCCGCGCCATGGACATCACCTTCGATGACCTCTTCGGCGCCGTGCTGTACCAGCTCGGCGCCCTGGATGGTGTGGCGCACGCCGTCGGTGCGTCGGTGGACTACATCAAGCTGCACGGGGCGCTCTACGACCGGACGGTGCGCGACGCCGAGCAGGCCTCCGCCGTCGTCGCCGCCATCCAGGCCTACGATCCCGGACTCCCCGTCCTGGGCTTCCCGGGCTCCGCCCTGCTCGGCATCGCCAAGGAGGCCGGCCACCCGGTCTTTGCCGAGGCTTTCGCGGACCGCGCCTACCTGCCGGACGGCACCCTCGTGCCGCGCTCCCAGGACGGCGCCCAGCTGCACGACGTCGGCCAAATCACCGAACGCGCCGTGCGCCTCGCGACCCTCGGCGAAGTCGGGGCCGTGGACGGCACCGTGCTCCGGATCGAACCGCACTCGCTGTGCATCCACGGCGACACTCCCGGCTCCATCGCCACGGCCACCGCCATCCGCGCGGCCCTGGAAAGCGCCGGCGTGGAACTGGAGAGCTTCGCCTGA
- a CDS encoding beta-ketoacyl-[acyl-carrier-protein] synthase family protein, with translation MPEVSPRVVVTGLGAVTPVGGTAAETWDSLLAGRSGIVALDDDWAQALPVRMAGRVNVDVAALLSIPEYKRMDRCGQLALIAAREAWAQAGRPEADPERLAVVIGSGYGGLDTTLEQNRTLDARGPRRVSPHTLTRIMANGPAAWVSIDVGAKGGARTPVSACASGAEAISQAADMIRAGASDVVIAGGVDSCVNSLIISGFAQIRALSTRNDDPQSASRPFDRDRDGFVLAEGAAVLVLEREDHARARGAEILGVVAGTAVTSDAVDIVAADPAMQRRVMEKAIAAAGLGAGDIGLVHAHATSTPVGDRLEAGAIRAVLGNQVPVTSTKSLTGHLLGGAGALGAIVMIQALKTGAFPGTGNLARPDDGIDLHLLQSTVEGQRAGAGIANAFGFGGHSTALVITES, from the coding sequence ATGCCTGAAGTTTCACCCAGAGTCGTTGTCACCGGACTCGGGGCCGTGACCCCGGTAGGCGGGACCGCGGCCGAGACCTGGGACTCGCTGCTGGCCGGCCGCTCCGGAATCGTGGCACTCGACGACGACTGGGCCCAGGCGTTGCCCGTCCGCATGGCCGGCCGGGTGAACGTTGACGTCGCAGCACTGCTTTCCATCCCCGAGTACAAGCGGATGGACCGGTGCGGGCAGTTGGCCCTGATTGCAGCCCGCGAGGCATGGGCGCAGGCCGGCCGTCCGGAGGCCGACCCGGAGCGACTGGCCGTGGTGATCGGCTCCGGCTACGGCGGCCTGGACACCACCCTGGAGCAGAACCGGACGCTGGACGCCCGCGGCCCGCGCCGGGTTTCCCCGCATACGCTCACCCGGATCATGGCCAACGGCCCGGCCGCCTGGGTGTCCATCGACGTCGGAGCCAAAGGCGGGGCGCGCACCCCGGTGAGCGCCTGCGCCTCCGGAGCCGAAGCCATCTCCCAGGCCGCAGACATGATCCGGGCCGGGGCGTCGGACGTCGTGATCGCCGGCGGCGTCGATTCCTGCGTCAACAGCCTGATCATCAGCGGTTTCGCGCAAATCAGGGCCCTGTCCACCCGCAACGACGACCCGCAGTCCGCATCCCGGCCCTTCGACCGGGACCGGGACGGATTCGTGCTGGCTGAGGGCGCCGCCGTCCTGGTCCTGGAACGTGAGGATCATGCCCGGGCCCGTGGAGCCGAAATCCTGGGCGTCGTGGCCGGCACCGCGGTGACCTCCGACGCCGTCGACATCGTCGCCGCTGATCCGGCCATGCAGCGCCGGGTGATGGAAAAAGCAATCGCGGCCGCGGGCCTGGGGGCCGGTGACATCGGCCTGGTCCACGCCCACGCAACCTCCACCCCGGTCGGCGACCGCCTGGAAGCGGGAGCGATCAGGGCCGTGCTCGGAAACCAGGTTCCCGTCACGTCCACGAAATCCCTCACCGGGCACCTCCTCGGCGGCGCCGGCGCCCTCGGGGCCATCGTTATGATCCAGGCCCTGAAGACCGGGGCCTTCCCGGGCACCGGCAACCTTGCCCGACCGGATGACGGGATCGACCTCCACCTTCTTCAGTCGACAGTTGAGGGGCAGCGGGCCGGAGCCGGCATTGCCAACGCCTTCGGATTCGGCGGGCACAGCACCGCGCTGGTGATCACCGAAAGCTAG